The following proteins come from a genomic window of Rissa tridactyla isolate bRisTri1 chromosome 11, bRisTri1.patW.cur.20221130, whole genome shotgun sequence:
- the LOC128916249 gene encoding kazal-type serine protease inhibitor domain-containing protein 1-like, producing the protein MKHSMVTAVLVVLVQVSENFPALYHRSWWKLLREGESCGKCDLALCSEPKDCPAGTVLDRCGCCPECGNVEGQICDLDQGNHFYGQCGDNLECRLDADEARFGEVPEPQCVCKSQESICGPEGKTYENICQFNKAYATKRNISMKHKGPCESAPVIAMPPQDVQNFTGNDVIFGCEVSGYPMPHLEWKKKGNKMFLPGDDTHISVQARGGPQKYGVTGWLQIQGLKKSDEGVYICHTKNKYGATYASARLKVIDGSSPASAFTAGSRSASYSVEYGDYYDDSDDEDEEEYESGDYEN; encoded by the exons ATGAAGCACTCGATGGTTACAGCAGTGCTGGTAGTACTGGTGCAGGTTTCTGAGAATTTCCCTGCCTTGTACCATCGAAGTTGGTGGAAGCTGTTACGGGAAGGAGAGAGTTGTGGAAAATGCGATTTGGCACTTTGCTCTGAGCCTAAAGACTGTCCAGCTGGGACTGTATTAGACCGTTGCGGCTGCTGTCCTGAATGTGGAAATGTGGAAGGTCAGATCTGCGACTTGGATCAGGGCAACCATTTTTACGGGCAATGTGGGGACAACCTGGAATGCAGGTTGGATGCTGATGAAGCGAGGTTTGGGGAAGTCCCTGAGCCCCAATGTGTGTGCAAGTCTCAAGAGAGTATCTGCGGACCTGAAGGGAAAACCTATGAGAACATCTGTCAGTTCAACAAGGCTTACGCTACGAAAAGAAATATCAGCATGAAACATAAAGGACCATGTGAATCAG CTCCTGTTATTGCTATGCCACCTCAGGATGTCCAGAATTTCACAGGCAATGATGTCATTTTTGGCTGTGAGGTGTCAGGCTATCCTATGCCACACCTcgaatggaaaaaaaaggggaataaaatgTTTCTGCCAGGAGATGACACACACATCTCAGTACAG gcAAGAGGTGGACCTCAGAAGTATGGTGTGACAGGCTGGCTGCAGATTCAAGGCCTCAAAAAATCAGATGAAGGCGTTTACATCTGCCACACCAAAAATAAGTACGGTGCAACATATGCCTCTGCAAGATTGAAAGTCATTGatg GCTCATCTCCTGCATCTGCATTTACTGCTGGCAGTAGAAGTGCAAGCTACAGCGTTGAATATGGGGACTATTATGATGATTCTGAtgatgaagatgaggaagaatATGAATCCGGGGACTATGAAAATTGA